Proteins from a genomic interval of Corynebacterium deserti GIMN1.010:
- a CDS encoding glycosyltransferase — protein MIGMYAHHSGSGHLHRVRSIARHLKEETVIFSSAPGADIQLPLDTDPDNPTPRDLTAGGTLHWAPIGVPGHTQRLALIAAWITKHRPRAFYVDCSVEIASFVRLMGIPVITIAMPGFRHDQPHQLSYHQATAIIAAWPDWVPVPTHLIAHENKLHMVGGISRFEPPTKSCERSGVIILRGAGGDDFDSHTWPEATVLGGDRFVNNPIPLLLSASVAIAAAGQNSVADLAITRTPAIFLPQDRPFGEQSATAKTLAQARIAVVPTTFPEPGEWEVLFEHARNRAANWHLWQAEGAAERAAAVIENVANVEGN, from the coding sequence ATGATTGGCATGTATGCACACCACAGCGGTAGCGGGCACCTGCACCGCGTGCGCTCAATTGCTAGGCATCTGAAAGAGGAAACTGTGATCTTTTCCTCCGCACCGGGCGCGGATATTCAGTTGCCCTTGGACACTGACCCGGATAACCCCACCCCCCGGGATCTGACGGCCGGGGGAACTCTCCATTGGGCGCCGATAGGGGTACCAGGACACACGCAGCGTTTGGCGCTTATCGCCGCCTGGATCACCAAGCATCGCCCCCGCGCATTCTATGTAGATTGTTCCGTCGAGATCGCTAGCTTCGTACGTCTCATGGGCATTCCCGTAATTACGATCGCCATGCCAGGCTTTCGCCATGATCAACCCCACCAATTGAGCTACCACCAGGCAACGGCCATAATCGCTGCATGGCCGGACTGGGTTCCCGTACCCACTCACCTGATTGCCCACGAGAATAAGCTCCACATGGTCGGTGGTATCTCCCGCTTCGAACCTCCGACGAAGTCATGCGAACGGTCCGGTGTGATAATCCTTCGTGGTGCAGGCGGTGATGACTTTGATAGTCATACCTGGCCGGAGGCCACGGTGCTTGGCGGAGATAGGTTTGTGAACAACCCTATTCCACTGCTTTTGAGTGCTTCGGTAGCGATCGCTGCGGCCGGACAGAACTCCGTAGCTGACCTTGCCATTACTAGAACTCCTGCGATCTTCCTTCCGCAGGACCGTCCTTTCGGTGAGCAGAGCGCCACCGCAAAGACGCTGGCTCAAGCCCGCATTGCAGTAGTTCCCACCACATTCCCGGAACCAGGAGAATGGGAGGTTTTGTTTGAACACGCGAGGAATAGAGCAGCGAACTGGCACCTCTGGCAAGCCGAAGGTGCAGCTGAAAGAGCTGCAGCGGTGATTGAAAATGTCGCCAACGTGGAAGGGAATTAA
- a CDS encoding glycosyltransferase family 2 protein translates to MKYAVVTIADDSRQEHVDMQLEGLKKWAQGTPHYRGYIDTDMNLARARNEVAARAVEDGVELLIFLDADCIPGPFLIPFYVEAARNWPDEVLCGPVTYLEEPDDRGYQLDTLLELTNPHPARPNLPAGQSRLGTEDEWKLFWSLSFAMTATAWQDSGGFDEGYAGYGGEDTDFAFRLRAQGKKLRWVGGAHAYHQWHPVSSPPVEHLDDILANATRFHSIWGVWPMEGWLVAFSERGLVKRGDDGWVRT, encoded by the coding sequence ATGAAGTATGCAGTAGTGACCATAGCTGATGATTCACGACAAGAGCATGTGGACATGCAGCTGGAAGGATTGAAGAAATGGGCACAAGGTACTCCACACTACCGCGGCTATATTGACACAGATATGAACCTGGCGCGTGCCCGCAACGAAGTGGCTGCTAGGGCTGTGGAAGACGGGGTCGAGCTACTAATTTTCCTTGATGCTGATTGTATTCCAGGGCCTTTCTTAATACCTTTCTACGTGGAGGCTGCGCGTAACTGGCCTGATGAAGTGCTCTGTGGTCCGGTCACCTACCTTGAGGAACCTGACGACCGGGGATATCAATTAGACACTTTGCTGGAGTTGACTAATCCCCACCCAGCACGTCCGAACCTGCCCGCAGGGCAGAGTAGGTTAGGGACAGAAGACGAGTGGAAGTTATTTTGGTCGCTTTCCTTCGCGATGACTGCTACCGCATGGCAGGATAGCGGCGGCTTTGATGAGGGTTACGCTGGATACGGAGGCGAAGATACTGATTTCGCGTTCCGCCTCCGGGCGCAGGGTAAAAAATTGCGGTGGGTGGGCGGAGCCCACGCCTATCATCAGTGGCACCCAGTATCCTCACCACCGGTCGAACACCTCGATGATATCTTGGCTAACGCGACGCGCTTCCACTCCATTTGGGGTGTCTGGCCCATGGAGGGCTGGCTGGTGGCATTCTCTGAACGCGGGTTGGTGAAGCGTGGTGACGATGGCTGGGTACGCACCTAA
- the uvrB gene encoding excinuclease ABC subunit UvrB has protein sequence MAFAAEHPVLSYSEHRPVGEIERSDDKFEVISEFEPAGDQPAAIKELDERLDRGERDVVLLGATGTGKSATAAWLIEKQQRPTLVMAPNKTLAAQLANELRQLLPNNAVEYFVSYYDYYQPEAYIAQTDTYIEKDSSINEDVERLRHSATSSLLSRRDVVVVSSVSCIYGLGTPQSYLDRSVVLNVGEEIDRDRFLRLLVDIQYERNDVGFTRGAFRVKGDTVDIIPAYEELAVRIEFFGDEIDALYYIHPLTGDTIRQVQELRIFPATHYVAGPERMEKAVADIKKELEERLDDLENRGKLLEAQRLRMRTEYDLEMIEQVGFCSGIENYSRHIDGRAAGTAPATLIDYFPEDFLTIIDESHVTVPQIGGMFEGDTSRKRNLVEFGFRLPSALDNRPLTWEEFDERRGQTVFMSATPGKFEMAASGGEFVEQVIRPTGLVDPKVTVKPTKGQIDDLIHEIRQRTDKDERVLVTTLTKKMAEDLTDYLLENGIRVRYLHSDIDTLQRVELLRQLRLGEYDVLVGINLLREGLDLPEVSLVAILDADKEGFLRSTTSLIQTIGRAARNVSGEVIMYADKITDSMQYAIEETDRRREKQVAYNKEHGIDPQPLRKKIADILDQVYDNSADSASQAPGVAGDAAVASRPDVSSMPAKEVQKLIDDLSAQMAAAARELKFELAGRLRDEIFELKKELRGIKDAGI, from the coding sequence ATGGCTTTTGCTGCTGAACATCCTGTCCTGTCCTACTCTGAGCATCGCCCGGTTGGTGAGATCGAGCGAAGCGATGACAAATTTGAGGTCATTAGTGAATTTGAGCCTGCCGGTGACCAGCCCGCGGCTATTAAAGAGCTCGATGAGCGCTTAGACCGTGGTGAGCGGGACGTGGTGCTACTGGGTGCTACCGGTACAGGTAAGTCCGCCACGGCGGCATGGTTGATCGAAAAGCAGCAGCGCCCCACTTTGGTTATGGCTCCGAATAAGACGTTGGCAGCGCAGTTGGCTAATGAGTTGCGGCAGTTGTTGCCAAATAACGCTGTGGAGTACTTCGTTTCTTACTACGATTACTACCAGCCAGAAGCGTATATCGCGCAGACTGATACTTATATTGAAAAGGACTCCTCCATCAATGAGGATGTTGAGCGCCTACGTCACTCGGCAACGTCGTCTTTGCTGAGTAGGCGAGACGTCGTGGTGGTTAGTTCGGTGTCGTGTATTTATGGTCTGGGCACCCCGCAGTCTTATCTTGATCGTTCCGTTGTGTTGAACGTGGGCGAGGAGATTGATCGTGACCGTTTCCTGCGTTTGCTGGTAGATATTCAGTATGAGCGCAATGATGTGGGTTTTACTCGTGGTGCTTTCCGCGTAAAAGGCGACACCGTTGACATCATTCCGGCGTACGAAGAACTTGCTGTTCGAATTGAGTTCTTTGGCGATGAAATCGATGCGCTGTACTACATTCATCCCCTCACCGGCGACACCATCCGCCAGGTTCAGGAATTGCGCATCTTCCCAGCTACGCACTACGTTGCGGGTCCAGAACGCATGGAAAAAGCCGTTGCAGATATCAAAAAAGAGCTGGAAGAGCGCCTCGACGACCTGGAGAACCGCGGCAAGTTGTTGGAAGCGCAACGCCTACGCATGCGCACGGAATATGACTTGGAAATGATTGAGCAAGTAGGTTTTTGCTCAGGTATCGAGAACTACTCACGCCATATCGATGGACGCGCTGCGGGAACAGCACCAGCAACCCTCATTGATTATTTCCCTGAAGACTTCCTCACCATCATCGACGAGTCTCACGTGACCGTCCCTCAGATCGGCGGCATGTTTGAAGGAGATACCTCCCGCAAGCGTAACCTTGTCGAGTTCGGCTTCCGCCTGCCCTCTGCATTGGATAACCGCCCGTTGACGTGGGAGGAATTCGATGAACGCCGTGGTCAGACTGTGTTTATGTCGGCTACACCAGGCAAGTTTGAAATGGCTGCCTCCGGTGGCGAGTTCGTGGAACAAGTCATTCGACCCACTGGCCTCGTTGATCCTAAAGTTACGGTCAAACCCACGAAGGGCCAGATCGATGATCTCATCCATGAGATCCGCCAGCGCACCGACAAAGACGAGCGCGTTTTGGTGACCACCTTGACCAAGAAGATGGCAGAAGACCTTACCGATTACCTACTGGAAAACGGTATCCGCGTGCGCTACCTGCACTCCGATATTGACACCCTGCAGCGTGTCGAGTTGCTGCGTCAGCTTCGCCTGGGCGAGTATGACGTGCTCGTGGGCATCAACTTGCTTCGTGAGGGCCTTGACCTACCCGAAGTCTCTCTCGTGGCCATCTTGGATGCCGATAAGGAAGGTTTCCTGCGTTCGACCACCTCATTGATCCAGACCATCGGTCGTGCTGCCCGTAACGTGTCCGGCGAAGTCATCATGTATGCCGACAAGATCACCGATTCCATGCAGTACGCGATCGAAGAAACTGATCGCCGCCGCGAAAAGCAGGTCGCGTACAACAAGGAACACGGCATTGATCCACAGCCACTGCGCAAGAAGATCGCTGACATTTTGGATCAGGTCTACGATAACTCGGCCGATTCCGCGTCACAAGCGCCTGGAGTCGCCGGTGATGCAGCAGTCGCCAGTCGCCCTGACGTGTCCAGTATGCCAGCGAAAGAGGTGCAAAAGCTTATCGACGACCTGAGCGCCCAGATGGCTGCGGCCGCACGGGAGCTCAAGTTCGAGCTGGCTGGTCGACTGCGCGATGAGATCTTCGAGCTGAAGAAAGAATTGAGAGGTATCAAGGATGCAGGCATCTAA
- a CDS encoding universal stress protein produces the protein MSEHYSKIVVGTDGSKSSLLAVERAARIAAAFDATLIIGCAYYESKEDASKTLRQDSVTILGDDPARENLDKGAEAARAAGATKVETEVRSGTPVEALMAIVNDHQADLLVVGNRGINSLTGRLLGSVPADVARQSDCDVMIVHTVS, from the coding sequence ATGAGCGAGCATTACAGCAAGATTGTTGTTGGAACTGATGGATCGAAGTCGTCTCTTCTTGCAGTGGAACGTGCAGCGCGCATCGCTGCGGCTTTTGACGCAACGCTGATCATTGGTTGCGCATACTACGAAAGCAAGGAAGACGCATCCAAGACGCTGCGACAGGATTCCGTGACCATTCTCGGTGACGATCCTGCACGTGAAAACCTGGACAAGGGGGCTGAGGCTGCACGCGCAGCTGGAGCAACCAAGGTGGAGACCGAAGTTCGCTCAGGTACTCCAGTGGAAGCATTGATGGCTATTGTCAACGATCACCAGGCTGATCTTCTTGTTGTTGGTAACCGCGGAATTAACTCCCTCACCGGCCGTCTGCTTGGTTCTGTCCCAGCAGACGTAGCACGCCAGTCTGATTGTGACGTCATGATTGTGCACACCGTTAGCTAA
- a CDS encoding SDR family oxidoreductase yields MRIAVTGASGLLGHHVISSLESKGVAPSDIVAIVRNEEKAADLAARGINLGVASYEDQQALVTALEGVDRLVLISGSEVGQRVAQHTNIINAAKAAGVSLIAYTSLLNVETSKLGLAPEHVATEKLLADSGIDHALLRNGWYWENYASAIESGKAAGKFFGSAGEGLVSGAARKDYAEAAATVITSEGQAGKVYELAGAPAVSYPGIAAAVAEVIGSPVEYVDLPVEEYQKVLEEAGLPAEVAAMFAGMDPLIAEGALYSESTDLQDLIGRPSTSVAEALA; encoded by the coding sequence ATGCGTATTGCAGTAACCGGTGCTAGCGGCCTTCTCGGGCACCACGTCATCAGCAGCCTGGAGTCAAAGGGTGTTGCACCTTCTGACATCGTCGCTATTGTCCGCAATGAGGAAAAGGCAGCTGATCTCGCTGCTCGTGGCATCAACTTGGGTGTTGCATCTTACGAGGATCAGCAAGCACTTGTTACAGCACTGGAAGGCGTTGACCGTCTCGTGCTGATCTCCGGCAGCGAGGTTGGACAGCGCGTTGCTCAGCACACCAACATCATCAATGCTGCGAAAGCGGCAGGCGTGTCCCTCATTGCCTACACCAGCTTGCTTAATGTTGAGACCTCCAAGCTGGGTCTGGCACCAGAGCACGTTGCAACCGAAAAGCTCCTGGCAGACAGTGGCATCGACCACGCTCTGCTACGCAACGGTTGGTACTGGGAAAACTACGCATCTGCTATTGAATCCGGCAAGGCGGCAGGCAAGTTCTTCGGCTCTGCAGGTGAAGGCCTGGTATCTGGTGCTGCTCGCAAGGATTACGCCGAGGCCGCTGCCACTGTTATCACCAGCGAGGGTCAGGCTGGCAAGGTTTATGAGCTTGCCGGTGCGCCAGCGGTGTCTTACCCAGGCATCGCCGCAGCTGTTGCCGAGGTCATCGGCTCCCCCGTGGAATACGTCGACCTGCCAGTTGAGGAGTACCAGAAGGTGCTCGAAGAAGCTGGCCTACCTGCAGAGGTAGCCGCCATGTTTGCTGGCATGGATCCCCTCATCGCCGAGGGCGCCCTTTACTCCGAGAGCACTGACCTACAGGATCTCATCGGACGCCCATCCACTTCCGTTGCAGAGGCACTTGCCTAA
- a CDS encoding winged helix-turn-helix transcriptional regulator, with protein sequence MSDPLTNSINFEPDVFSSMCASRGTLQHLTGRWGSLTMAALKLNDEPMRFAEIRRRVDGISDRMLSQTLVQLERDGMVTRTVHSSIPPHVDYDLTPLGEKLADPLLQLISAVEAELGQVIAAQEHFDQQHEE encoded by the coding sequence ATGAGCGACCCACTGACTAATTCCATAAATTTTGAACCTGACGTCTTTTCTTCCATGTGTGCGTCTCGCGGCACGCTGCAACACCTCACTGGTCGCTGGGGTTCGTTGACCATGGCGGCGCTGAAATTAAATGATGAACCAATGCGGTTTGCTGAAATTCGCCGCCGGGTGGACGGCATTAGTGACCGCATGCTTTCCCAAACGTTAGTGCAGCTTGAACGTGATGGCATGGTCACTCGCACGGTCCATTCCTCTATTCCACCCCATGTGGATTATGACCTCACACCGCTCGGGGAAAAGCTCGCAGACCCCCTCCTGCAACTGATCAGCGCGGTGGAAGCTGAATTAGGCCAGGTCATCGCCGCTCAAGAGCATTTTGATCAACAGCATGAGGAATAA
- a CDS encoding HelD family protein — protein sequence MTTTNRSDIESGLHSEAIAHEQSYVDILFGRLDDEVNRANQRLAEVMKDVDPHNPDPEALVRRETEYHGLNEKLDRLNLAQLGLVFGRIDVESGPEDAENPVPGNDSLDRRYIGRMGLDAREDNYRTLLLDWRAPMARPFYLATTVKPEGVSVRRHIRTRGRTVTGVDDEVLSGVTDGTIEQGGVGSESVLHHALEQARSGHMRNIVETIQREQDEIIRDTTRGVMVVQGGPGTGKTAVALHRVAYLLYTWREQLAKSGVLIIGPNKTFLEYISHVLPELGETGVVLSTVGELYPGVVPHGVEDILTREIKGSEEMAGILAEAVKAYQTLPNSPVAITVDGIELTIDEKTVAKSRTRARRARQTHNDARPIFREHLVEQLSHQMATIIGADPLGGKNLLSSADIDQLHDDLLDDAALQTVIDGFWPELRPDAVLHDLLTSRERIDVAAHGYDDETKDGLYREEAAPWAATDAALLDELATLIGLPDPEEAREKAESQWREQIEDAQEVLDVLSSSQSSDIDDVTEAEVLSAFDVIDAETLAERQTVSDNRSTAERASADHKWAYGHVIVDEAQELSPMEWRMVFRRSPSRWMTLVGDVAQTGSPAGVDDWAESLQPFVEKRFRHHELTVNYRTPAEIMVVANKLLAQINPEISPATAIRESGREVRYFPADAEIATITRDLHEEDPRRTIAIIVPRAKFREGYFVVDDIKGLEFDHVIVVDPADIVAESPQGLQDLYVAVTRATQTLTVVGEL from the coding sequence GTGACCACCACCAACCGATCTGATATTGAATCGGGTCTCCACAGCGAAGCGATAGCCCACGAGCAGTCCTATGTTGACATCTTGTTCGGTCGGCTCGACGATGAGGTTAATAGGGCAAACCAGCGCCTTGCTGAGGTGATGAAAGATGTCGATCCTCATAACCCAGATCCAGAAGCACTCGTGCGCCGTGAAACCGAATATCACGGTCTCAACGAAAAATTGGATCGCCTCAACTTGGCACAGCTTGGTCTAGTGTTTGGTCGCATTGATGTGGAATCTGGGCCCGAAGACGCCGAAAATCCTGTCCCAGGTAATGACTCCCTTGATCGTCGCTACATCGGGCGTATGGGTTTGGATGCGCGGGAAGACAACTATCGCACCTTGCTGCTGGATTGGCGCGCCCCTATGGCTCGCCCGTTTTACCTCGCTACCACGGTAAAGCCCGAAGGCGTGTCGGTGCGCCGCCATATCAGGACCCGTGGCCGCACCGTTACGGGCGTGGATGATGAAGTTCTCTCCGGTGTCACTGACGGAACCATCGAACAGGGTGGAGTTGGTTCGGAATCTGTCCTCCACCATGCTCTGGAGCAGGCCCGAAGCGGTCACATGCGCAATATCGTGGAGACAATTCAACGCGAGCAGGATGAAATCATCCGCGATACCACCCGCGGTGTCATGGTTGTCCAGGGTGGTCCTGGCACCGGTAAAACTGCTGTTGCTTTGCACCGCGTGGCGTATTTGCTCTATACCTGGCGGGAGCAGCTCGCTAAATCAGGTGTCCTCATCATCGGGCCTAACAAGACTTTTTTGGAATACATCTCTCACGTCCTGCCTGAACTCGGCGAAACTGGCGTGGTGCTCTCCACCGTCGGCGAGCTGTATCCCGGCGTGGTCCCCCATGGCGTGGAAGATATTTTGACCAGGGAAATAAAGGGCAGCGAAGAGATGGCCGGCATTCTGGCCGAGGCCGTCAAGGCCTACCAAACACTTCCCAATAGCCCTGTCGCCATCACCGTCGACGGCATTGAGCTCACTATTGATGAGAAAACCGTGGCTAAGTCGCGCACCCGTGCCCGTCGTGCGCGGCAAACCCACAACGATGCTCGCCCCATTTTCCGCGAGCACCTTGTCGAGCAGCTCTCCCACCAGATGGCCACTATCATCGGCGCAGATCCGCTGGGCGGCAAAAATCTGCTCTCAAGCGCTGACATTGACCAATTGCACGACGATTTGCTTGACGACGCGGCCCTTCAAACCGTCATCGACGGTTTCTGGCCGGAGTTGCGGCCCGACGCGGTCCTGCACGATCTGCTCACCTCCCGCGAGCGCATCGATGTCGCAGCCCATGGCTACGACGATGAAACAAAAGATGGCCTCTACCGGGAGGAAGCGGCACCATGGGCTGCCACTGATGCTGCGTTGCTCGATGAACTAGCCACACTCATCGGCCTGCCCGATCCTGAGGAAGCACGCGAAAAGGCAGAATCGCAGTGGCGGGAGCAGATTGAAGATGCCCAAGAAGTCCTCGATGTTCTAAGCTCCTCTCAGTCTTCGGATATTGACGATGTCACAGAAGCTGAAGTGCTCTCAGCCTTCGACGTCATTGACGCAGAAACACTGGCCGAGCGCCAAACGGTGTCGGATAATCGTTCCACCGCGGAACGTGCATCAGCCGATCACAAGTGGGCGTATGGCCACGTGATTGTCGATGAAGCCCAAGAGCTTAGCCCAATGGAATGGCGCATGGTGTTTCGTCGAAGCCCGTCTAGGTGGATGACTCTTGTTGGGGATGTAGCACAGACCGGTTCACCTGCAGGTGTGGATGATTGGGCGGAGTCGCTGCAGCCGTTCGTCGAAAAGCGCTTCCGTCACCACGAACTCACCGTAAATTACCGCACCCCGGCCGAGATCATGGTTGTCGCCAACAAGCTGTTGGCGCAGATTAATCCGGAAATTTCTCCGGCAACGGCGATCCGAGAATCTGGTCGTGAGGTGCGCTATTTTCCTGCCGACGCAGAAATCGCGACGATTACGCGGGATCTTCACGAGGAAGATCCGCGGCGAACCATCGCGATCATTGTGCCTCGTGCCAAGTTCCGCGAAGGGTACTTCGTGGTTGATGACATCAAGGGCTTGGAGTTTGACCACGTGATTGTGGTCGATCCTGCGGACATCGTTGCCGAATCCCCGCAGGGGCTGCAGGATCTGTATGTTGCGGTCACCCGTGCGACACAGACCCTGACTGTTGTGGGTGAGCTTTAG